In the Deltaproteobacteria bacterium genome, GCGAACTTCGAGTTCAAAGGTAAGGTGACCAAAGCGACGCTCGACTCATTGGTGCCGGATCATCATCTACTCGGCGGCTGGCTGGGTGGCGACTTTCGCGCCCGCATCCTCATCGACGACCCGATGCGCTCGACGGTGGCGGGCAAGCTCGAGGCGAGCGATGTGTCTGGCCCCGGTGCGGACGACGTGCGGCTGGCGCATCTCGCGCTCACTGGTAGTGCCGGCACCATCGCAATCGATGCAACGCTCGTCACCCCGGTGACGAGCCATCTCGACGTTCACGGCAGCGTGATGCCATCGCCGCGAGACTTCGTCGTCGATCTTGATGTGACCGGCGATCGGCTCGATTGGAATCAGCTCACGCCGCTGCTGCCGCACGACGGTGACGGAGAGAGCGCCGCGTCACGGCTACCAGTGCCGCCATTGCGCGGACGGGTCCGCGTGGCCGCCGACTCCTTCACCTACAGCGGCTTCACCTGGGATGCTCTGCGAGCCACGGTCACGCTCGCCGCGAGCGGGCCGACCATCCGAATCTCGGAAGGGAAGCTGTGCGGCATCGCGACGCCGGGCACCATTGCGATCGCGGCGTCTGAATTGAGCGTGGCGTTCCAACCCGCGGCGAAGGGCCAGGAGTTGGATTCGACCGTGACCTGTCTCGGCGGTCAGAAGGGAGCCCTCACGGGCCGCTTCGATCTCAGTGCGAAGATCAGCGGGCGCGGCACGCTGGCCGAAGTCGGCGCGCTCGGTCGCGCGCTCAATGGACACGTCGAGTTCACCGCCCGCAACGGACGCGTTGCGCGCGTCGGGCGTGGGGCGCAGCTGCTCTCTGCCCTCAGCGTCGCCACCGGATCGTTTGGCGAGGTAGCAGGGTTGACGAAAGAAGACTTGCCCTACGCGTCCATCAAGGCGATCGGTGATCTCGCGGGTGGTAGCTTGGTGCTGCGGGAAGCGATCATCGATGGTCCGACGGTGCAGATGGTGGGCCAAGGCTCCATCAACGTCATCGACCAGACTCTCAATGTCACGCTGCTGGTGGCGCCGCTGAGAAAGATCGACTCGGTCGTGAGCCAGATCCCAGTCATTCGCAACATCCTAGGTGACCGGTTGGTCTCGATCCCGGTGGCGGTGAGCGGATCAATCAACAACCCGGTGGTGACGCCACTGTCGCCCTCGGCCGTGGGTCGCGAGTTGTTGAGCCTCATGGAGCGAACGCTATCGTTGCCGTTCCAATTGGTCGCCCCGCTGTGGCCAGGTGGCGAGAAAAAGTAATGCCGGGGCTACAGCACCGCACACACGAGGTTGGTTCGCTTCGGTACTGGAAGATCCTTTGGGCGCTGCCGAAAGTAGCGCGCCTCAGCCTCCGCTGGCGAAAGGAACTCCACGTTGGAAAAGCCAGCGTCGCGTAGTTTGGCTTCGATCGCATCAGGCTCGAAGTAGCTCACCCAGGGCTCGCCAAGGTCGGTGGCGCGCTGGTCCAGTGGTGAAGGGGAGTCGCCTGGCGGCGCGAATGTCAGCACGATCTCGCTGCCTGCCGGAAACGTCGCGACAGACCGGAGCACCGCGTCAACGGCGTCTTCTTTGAGATACATCGTCACACCGAGCCAGGAGAAGAAGGTCGGCTCGTCTAGCGAGACGCGATACCGGAGGAGGCCATCGCGCAACGACTCGTGTTCAAAGTCGATGTCGGCGAAGTCTGCGTTCTCCGGCATGGCGAGGCCGGCTGCAGCGAGCTGCGAGCGCTTCATGTCTTGGGTTCCTAGATGATCGACTTCGAGAATCTTCAATGATCGCGCCCATGCGGGCTGCCTGAGTGCGAAGGTATCGAAGCCCGCACCGAGGACGACGTATTGCGTCACGCCGCGGAGAACCGCGGCGGCGAGGCGGTCCTCGGCGAACCGAGAACGCAGCACGACATGCGCGCGCAATGCGCGCCGTTGGGGAGTTTGGTAGCTATTCGCCGCATTGGTGATCCGCTCCAAGGCGGCCGGTCCGAGCAGCAACACCGCGAGCGGATCTTCGAGTATCTGCGGCGGTGCATCAAGCAACTGATGCGCGGCCCGCATGTATGCGGTTCCGAGCGCCGTGCGACTCGCATTTCGATCGGACATTGGGTGAAGGTCCCTTCGTGGGTAGTGTCTCAGTTTGGCCGTGACGGAAATCGTCGTTGCGAGGAATCGGCCAAGATGCCAACGCGAGCCAAGTCAGCTTCGAGGGCATGCGCGTTGGTGAAGAGAAAGGAAGTGATGCCAATGGCTCTGGCTGCATCCACGTTCGCTTGGACATCGTCGATGAACAACACCTCCTCGGGCTTTGACTCGGCGCGCACGAGCGCTGTTCGGAAGATGATCGGGTCGGGCTTGAGGCTTCGAAGCTCGCAGGAAAAGCCGAGGTAGTCGAAAGCAAGTCCGACTTCCCTGAGTTCATGCCCGAGGGCGTCTTTGATCACAGGGGGATTGTCGGTGAGTAGGCCAGTCTTGCGATGCCGCCGGAGACCATTGACCAAGGCCAGCACGCGTGAATCTGGCTCGAACGCGGCTGCCCAGACGCGTCGGAGCTCGGCGTAGTCGGCCGTCCACCCAAGGATCTCGCACGCTCGCTGGTGCATCTCCGCGGCGCTGAGATCGCCTCGATCGCAGCGCCTCGAGAAGCCGGAATCCCAGAGCAGCTCTCGGATCAGCGTGGCCGGCTTCCTCGACACCAACGAGAGCTGCTCCAGTCGGCGTTCCGGGAGGAACTTGCATACAACTCCGCCCAGGTCGAAGAGAACCAGCGATGTCTCGCTCGAATTGAACACGCGGCCTCCGCGAGAGATCCGGCTACCGCCTCGCAAACGCGAGGCGAAGGCCGAAGCCAAGCAGTGCGACTCCGGCGATGAAGTCCATTGCTCGCGATACCTGCGTGTTCCGCAGAAGCCGTTGGCCGCGGTGGGCGGCCGCAGCCAGGAGAGTGAGCCAGGCGAACGCGATGACGAAATGGACGCCAGCCAACGCGAGCGAATCGACCAGCACGCTGTCTGGGAACACCGCGAACTGCGGGAGCAGTGCCAGATAGAACGCGGCAGTCCTTGGATTGAGAGCGTTGGAGAGGAACCCCTGGCGTGCGGCGACGCTGGTAGAGATGTCGCCTCTATCGGCGGCGATCACGTCGCCCGAGCGGGTCGGTTGTCGAACTCGCACCAACGACTGAAGGCCGAGCCAGATGAGGTATGTGGCTCCGAGGAACTTTACCGCCGAAAAGACCTCGGCCGAACTCATGATGATCGCTGAGAGTCCGAGAGCGGAGAGCGTGGCATGGAGGAAGAGCCCTGAGCAGACACCGGCGGTCGTACCGATGCCCGCAGCGAAGCCTCCCAGTGTCGCGTTGCGAAGGACGAGGAAGGTGTCTTGACCCGGGCTGATTGTGAGGATGGTCGCTACCAATGCGAAGCCGGTGACGTCGAGACTCACGCCTCACCTCTCGTACCAGTTCCGCCCGCTCAATCTGACGGCGAGCCACTCGGGCGCGGCTTGCCGTTGGCAGTCGCTGAGGACGTTGCCATTCCAACTAATCGCACAGCTCTGGCCAGCGACATGAAGTGGCGACGGGCTGGCAACGCGGGGCATCAAGCGCTGGCGTCCTTAAGCGCGTCGAGTGGAAGCTTTGAGTCGACCTCGCCGTTGATTGCGCATCTCCACAACACGACCGACCGCGCGAAGGGCTTCGTTGACGGACTCCCGGTCGGGAAACATCTTGGCCACGTCCGCATCCAGCACGACGACGTTTGTTCCCTCGGCGTACCGCCGCACGTACTTGCCGCGGACCCCGCCACAAAAGTCGTAGTGCTCGCGCATCTCATCCTTTTCGAGGGCGGCCTTCTTCATATTCCCTCCGCTCGCCCGAGTCCGCCGGACGCGCGCTGATGATTCGGACGATCTGTTGTTCATCGTCTTCCATGTGTACCACGACGAGCAGGCGCTGGCGATGCGAGACGCCCATGATCACCCAACGCTCCTCGTCGTCCGAATGCTCCGGGTCGGGGATCGTGATCGACAGCGTGTCGACAAACACGGTGCTCGCTTCGTCGAAGCCGATCCCATGCCTCTCTAGATTGCGCCGTTCCTTCCGCGGATCCCATTCGAACCGAATCGGCATTCGCGCATCGAGGCATTACAGGAGGAGTGCGGACTTGGCGACTTCCAGGACAGCAATCGCATGGTCGCGAGAGACGCTGGTGAAGTCGTCCAAGAACGCGTCCAAGGAATCGCCGGCTTCAAGGTAGTCGATCAGTGTTTGCACGGGGACTCGCGTACCAGCGAACACGGGAGCTCCGCTCAATCGCCCCGGCGACGTTGTGATCAGAGGTTTGCGAACCTCCATGCTTGCCTTCCTCCCGTAGGCCTTTAGCACGGAGCCCCTCGGCCCGGCTAACGAACTCCGGCGAGGGCGTGAGCCGTATCCCGGTCATCAGCGGTATCCTCGGCGGCCAGTTGGTCTCGATCCCGGTCGCGGTGAGCGGATCAATCAACAACCCAGTGGTGACGCCACTGTCGCCCTCGGCCGTCGGCCGAGAGTTGTTGGGGCTAATGGAGCGAACGCTATCGTTACCGTTTCAATTGATCGCCCCGCTGTGGCCAGGCAGCGACAAGAAGTGGTGACGGACCGGCGACGATTGGAGTTCAGCGGCGCGCAAACGCGCCGCCGCTGCAACGACGGGTTAGTCCGCTTCCGGCAATGCCAGATCCACCACGAGGGGGCAATGATCACTGTACTTGATCCATGCCTCGTACGTGCCGACATCGACGGAGTTGATGTGCGCCGTCCACGACTTCGGGACAAAGCAGTAGTCGATGTGATAGCGTCGCCCGCGGTTCTTTAGCATGTGCAGCGTGGGACGCGACTCTGCTCCCTGCTCCTCGCCGTGGAAGTGATGATACGCACTAACAAGCCCCAGTGCGGCAAGATTTCGCACCAGGCCGGAATGGTTCAAATGGCTAGGACGCTTGTAGTCCCATTTCTTGTTGGAGTTGAAGTCACCAGCGATGACCGTCGGTTGCGCCGCGATCAAGTCGGCGTAGCATTCGACGCCACGAATGATTCCCTTGACGTAGCGAAAGTTAAGGTCGGTCTTTGCCCAGACCGCCAGAAGCAGGAAGGACGTTGGGCCGGTGACTTGTATCGGGACAGTATATCGGGGCACTTCGCGGACCGGAACAGTGGAAATACGGTAGCCGGAGGACGCCGAGACCGCGATGCCCTGCCGGGGGTTATCGCCGAACCACAGTGTGCACGGATCGTCTTCTTTCGGCCGAGGACATTCCTGGAGGACGCTGATCGTCGGCTTCAGCGGGGCAATGAGCGGGAGCTTCATGGCCGCAGGACCCCGATTACAGTTCCAGGTCAAGATTCGCATCTGATTGGACCTGCGTCGAGCAGCCTAACGTATTCGGCCGGTCGGCCTATTGCTCCAAACGCTGCATGCCCGGTCATCCTAACACCGGCGATTCGCCGGCTGCAATGAACGTGATGTGCTTGTGCGGCCGCCTTGGGCGGATAGCTCGACGGAGCGTCGATCTTCCCGCGACAAGTTTCCAGCACTCCTTGCCTCGTGAGTTTCAAAGTCAGCTCCCCGACAGCGGATCGTAGAATACGGTGGAGGTTTCGTCGAACGAGACACCATGCTTGGCGAGATTGCTTCGTCGCTCCGCTCCTCGCAATGACGACTTCCGATGCATTCTTGCTTGAGGAGTCAGCGTGCGCGCGTTTCGGCCAGCCATCCCTCCGCGGCGAGCAGTGCAAGGACGCGGACCCGAATCTCGTCGCGAATCTCGCGCACGCGCTCGATGGGTTGATCCTTCGGATCCGGGAGAGTCCAATCGTCGCGACGAAGCCCGGGGACAAGGGGGCAGGCTTCGCCGCAGCCCATGGTGATGAGCCGTTGCGCGCCCGCGGCGATCTCATCGGTCAGTTGTGTTGGCACAGCGTCCGACAGATCGATGCCGACCTCGCGCATGGCGTGAACGACTTGCGGATGCACGTGCGCCGCCGGCTCGGTGCCGGCGGACAGGGCGCGGACTTGCGACGTGTCAGCCAACGCGTTGAAGAACGCCGCCGCCATCTGTGATCGCCCGGCGTTGTGCACGCAAGCAAAGATTATCGTGATCATCGACGACTCAAAGACAGTCCGCCAACTCAGCATGCACAAGAAGGAGCCCCTCGATACGCAGCCCTTCGGTACGAAGCCTTCGGCTTCTACTCGGGGCTGCTACTCGGGGAAACGGTTCCTTCTCACACCATTTCAATTTCCGTTTGCCCGAGTAGTCAGCCGAGCGAACGCATCGAGGGCCTCCCTGTTCACAGTCCTTGACCTCAGCCGACGTCAGTGGGGAACCAATGGCGCGTGCGGTTGCACACCGAACACACCGACAGCATGACCGGCACTTCGACCAGAACCCCGACCACGGTTGCGAGTGCCGCGCCTGAACCCGCTCCGAACAGCACGATGGCTGTCGCCACCGCCAACTCGAAGAAGTTGCTGGCACCGATCAACGCGCCGGGCGCCGCCACCACGTAGGGCACGCGCAGCAGCCGCATCAGTCCGTACGCCAGCGAGGCGTTGAAGTAGACCTGTAGGAGAATCGGCACGGCGATCAGCGCGACGTGGATGAACTTGGTGGAGAGATTGTCCGCCTGGAACGCGAAGATCAGCACCAACGTCGCCAGCAACGCGATCACCGTGACCGGGGCCAGTTGCGGCAACAGCACGGTTTCGAACCAGTCGGCGCCGTGCCGGTGGGTGAACCCGCGGCGCAGCACCATCCCCAGCAGCAACGGAATGACGATGAACGCCACCACGGAATAGAAGAGTACCTGAAATGGAACGGCGAGCGAGGACGCCCCGCTCACCAAGAAGCGGACGATGGGGGCGAACAGGAACAGCATGATCAGATCGTTGAGCGATACCTGCACCAGCGTGTAGGCGGGATCGCCGTCGGTGAGATGGCTCCACACGAACACCATGGCGGTGCACGGAGCCGCCGCCAGAATGATGCAGCCGGCGATGTACTGGGCCGCTTCGGCCGGCGGAATCCACGCCGCAAAGACGTGACGGAAGAATAGCCACGCGATGAACGCCATCGAGAACGGTTTCACCAACCAGTTCACGAACAACGTCACCAGCAGCCCGCGCGGGCGCTTGCCGACGTTGCGCAGCGCGGTGAAGTCCACCTTCATCATCATGGGGACGATCATGAGCCAGATCAGCACCGCGATCGGTACGTTGACCTGGCTGCCGCGGCCGAACTCGAGCTGGCGCAGCGCGCTCACCATCCCCGGCGCGAATCTCCCTAACGTCACGCCGGCGAGGATACAGAGGGCGACCCAAGCGCTGAGGTAGCGCTCGAACACGTTCAGGCGTTTCGGCAATTGCGCAGAGACCAATGCGGTCGGCAACGTCGTGGGTTCGATTGCGCTCACGCGCGGCTCCGGCGTGCCGGCGGCGCCAGCGCGGCGCGTAACGCCGCCAGCCGCTTCGAAACGATGCGGTAGTACACCCACGTGCCACGCCGCTCGCGTTCCAACAGGCCGGCCTCGAACAGCACCCGCAAGTGATGGCTCACGGTCGGCTGCGCGAGGTCGAGCGGCTTGTTGAGATGGCAGACGCAGGCCTCGCCGGACGGTTGCGCGGCAATGAAGCTGAGCAAACGCAATCGCGCCGGGTCAGCGATGGCTTTGAAGGCCTGCGCCAACTGAGCGGCGTCATCGGCGGCCAACTTCGCGTGAAGAACGGGCGGGCAGCATTGCGTGCTAGCCGATCGATTTTTCATGCTGGCTATATTGACACGGATCGATGTAAGGCGCAATATCGATGAGTATCGATACAAGCAAATCACTTCAGAAGGAGGTCATGGCAATGTCTCGTATGCAATTGGCGCTCAACGTGAGCAACGTCGATGAAGCGGTCGCGTTCTATCGCCAGCTCTTTGGTGTCGAGCCGGCGAAGCGGCGGCCGCAGTACGCGAACTTCGTGGTCGCCGATCCACCGCTCAAACTCGTGCTGATCGAAGGTGTGGGCGAACCCGGTACGCTCAATCATGTCGGGGTCGAGGTCGAATCGACGGGCGAAGTCGCCACCGAAGCCGCGCGTCTCGGCGGCGCCGGATTCGCGCT is a window encoding:
- a CDS encoding class I SAM-dependent methyltransferase: MSDRNASRTALGTAYMRAAHQLLDAPPQILEDPLAVLLLGPAALERITNAANSYQTPQRRALRAHVVLRSRFAEDRLAAAVLRGVTQYVVLGAGFDTFALRQPAWARSLKILEVDHLGTQDMKRSQLAAAGLAMPENADFADIDFEHESLRDGLLRYRVSLDEPTFFSWLGVTMYLKEDAVDAVLRSVATFPAGSEIVLTFAPPGDSPSPLDQRATDLGEPWVSYFEPDAIEAKLRDAGFSNVEFLSPAEAEARYFRQRPKDLPVPKRTNLVCAVL
- a CDS encoding HAD-IA family hydrolase, whose translation is MLALVNGLRRHRKTGLLTDNPPVIKDALGHELREVGLAFDYLGFSCELRSLKPDPIIFRTALVRAESKPEEVLFIDDVQANVDAARAIGITSFLFTNAHALEADLARVGILADSSQRRFPSRPN
- a CDS encoding LysE family translocator — translated: MSLDVTGFALVATILTISPGQDTFLVLRNATLGGFAAGIGTTAGVCSGLFLHATLSALGLSAIIMSSAEVFSAVKFLGATYLIWLGLQSLVRVRQPTRSGDVIAADRGDISTSVAARQGFLSNALNPRTAAFYLALLPQFAVFPDSVLVDSLALAGVHFVIAFAWLTLLAAAAHRGQRLLRNTQVSRAMDFIAGVALLGFGLRLAFARR
- a CDS encoding BrnT family toxin, coding for MRFEWDPRKERRNLERHGIGFDEASTVFVDTLSITIPDPEHSDDEERWVIMGVSHRQRLLVVVHMEDDEQQIVRIISARPADSGERREYEEGRPRKG
- a CDS encoding DUF433 domain-containing protein, producing MEVRKPLITTSPGRLSGAPVFAGTRVPVQTLIDYLEAGDSLDAFLDDFTSVSRDHAIAVLEVAKSALLL
- a CDS encoding endonuclease/exonuclease/phosphatase family protein is translated as MKLPLIAPLKPTISVLQECPRPKEDDPCTLWFGDNPRQGIAVSASSGYRISTVPVREVPRYTVPIQVTGPTSFLLLAVWAKTDLNFRYVKGIIRGVECYADLIAAQPTVIAGDFNSNKKWDYKRPSHLNHSGLVRNLAALGLVSAYHHFHGEEQGAESRPTLHMLKNRGRRYHIDYCFVPKSWTAHINSVDVGTYEAWIKYSDHCPLVVDLALPEAD
- a CDS encoding arsenate reductase ArsC, whose amino-acid sequence is MITIIFACVHNAGRSQMAAAFFNALADTSQVRALSAGTEPAAHVHPQVVHAMREVGIDLSDAVPTQLTDEIAAGAQRLITMGCGEACPLVPGLRRDDWTLPDPKDQPIERVREIRDEIRVRVLALLAAEGWLAETRAR
- the arsB gene encoding ACR3 family arsenite efflux transporter encodes the protein MPTALVSAQLPKRLNVFERYLSAWVALCILAGVTLGRFAPGMVSALRQLEFGRGSQVNVPIAVLIWLMIVPMMMKVDFTALRNVGKRPRGLLVTLFVNWLVKPFSMAFIAWLFFRHVFAAWIPPAEAAQYIAGCIILAAAPCTAMVFVWSHLTDGDPAYTLVQVSLNDLIMLFLFAPIVRFLVSGASSLAVPFQVLFYSVVAFIVIPLLLGMVLRRGFTHRHGADWFETVLLPQLAPVTVIALLATLVLIFAFQADNLSTKFIHVALIAVPILLQVYFNASLAYGLMRLLRVPYVVAAPGALIGASNFFELAVATAIVLFGAGSGAALATVVGVLVEVPVMLSVCSVCNRTRHWFPTDVG
- a CDS encoding helix-turn-helix transcriptional regulator gives rise to the protein MKNRSASTQCCPPVLHAKLAADDAAQLAQAFKAIADPARLRLLSFIAAQPSGEACVCHLNKPLDLAQPTVSHHLRVLFEAGLLERERRGTWVYYRIVSKRLAALRAALAPPARRSRA
- a CDS encoding VOC family protein; the encoded protein is MSRMQLALNVSNVDEAVAFYRQLFGVEPAKRRPQYANFVVADPPLKLVLIEGVGEPGTLNHVGVEVESTGEVATEAARLGGAGFALRHEPGVTCCYALQDKFWVDGPDNRPWEIYTVLADAGAPACGPASSCAPAGG